A genomic stretch from Setaria italica strain Yugu1 chromosome VII, Setaria_italica_v2.0, whole genome shotgun sequence includes:
- the LOC101757903 gene encoding DTW domain-containing protein 2 has protein sequence MDLDHLPSDDGDSAAAAASPGRSICHTGCGRPSRVCLCPYLPRSPLPTSTTVVILHHPHTLRRNPLSTLPLLARSLSNLHLLPGRRLVSSSTPLLPPPSPNPVLLLYPSPGAADLATWCRSTPPSARASPTLLLLDGTWRQAKEMHAASLPFLSSLVVIPVALPVDSGVDGDSMFESELVVRKEPHKGCMSTMEAVARSLRLLEPEGKGEEIEEAMLRVLRAMVAFQTEHLQNRTVEPRVKMRKKKELKREEQC, from the coding sequence ATGGACTTGGACCATCTCCcctccgacgacggcgacagcgccgccgccgctgcttctcCCGGCCGCTCCATCTGCCACACCGGCTGCGGCCGTCCGTCGCGCGTATGCCTCTGCCCGTACCTCCCTCGCTCCCCCCtccccacctccaccaccgtcgTAATCCTCCACCACCCCCACACCCTCCGCCGCAACCCACTCTCCACCCTCCCCCTCCTCGCACGCTCCCTCTccaacctccacctcctccccggccgccgcctcgtctccTCTTCCACACCTCTCcttccgcctccctccccgaaCCCCGTCCTCCTGCTCTACCCCtcacccggcgccgccgacctcgccaCCTGGTGCCGATCCacgccgccgtccgcgcgcgCCAgccccaccctcctcctcctcgacggcaCATGGAGGCAGGCCAAGGAGATGCACGCGGCGAGCCTCCCGTTCCTGTCATCGTTGGTCGTGATCCCCGTAGCCCTTCCCGTCGACAGCGGCGTGGACGGGGACAGCATGTTCGAGTCGGAGCTCGTGGTGAGGAAGGAGCCGCACAAGGGATGCATGAGCACTATGGAGGCAGTGGCGAGGTCGCTACGGCTGCTGGAGCCGGAGGGGAAGGGCGAGGAGATTGAAGAGGCAATGCTGCGGGTGCTCCGAGCGATGGTAGCTTTCCAGACAGAGCATTTGCAGAACCGGACGGTGGAGCCGAGagtgaagatgaggaagaagaaggaactcAAGAGGGAGGAACAATGCTAG
- the LOC101776563 gene encoding cyanidin 3-O-rutinoside 5-O-glucosyltransferase, whose protein sequence is MALAKDEDPRNCREGRCSHFLVVAYGIQGHINPARTLAQRLAQIDGCTATLSVPISGHRRMFPSHENSCDDEVRDGSISCIPFSDGKDDGSWPIESEDRVQRREANFRSLSAIVSNLATSGRPVTCMVCTLSLPVVGEVAREHRLPLAIYWIQPATVLAAYYHYFHGHDKLIVQHGTNPGNEVNLPGLHPLRIRDMPTFFTEKTLDDLSKMVLQALRELFEQMDQEKPITVLVNTFDALEDVALKAIQPYMDNVFAVGPAVPPVGAPKHKNASEAQIHLFKHDEKNCMEWLDAQLEKSVVYLSFGSLLSYTKRQAEEILHGLQDHGQPYLWVVRVEGRAEEVDFCLREVKAGKGMVVEWCDQQKVLSHPSIGCFVTHCGWNSTLEAIVSGVPMLAVPSWSDQPMNAYLVDKEWRVGIRAERDETGVLTREELTSCLDLLMGGSDKAMQIRANAKNLKERAHEAVATDGPLETSLRNFIKSIRNLNQWRK, encoded by the coding sequence ATGGCCCTTGCAAAAGATGAAGATCCCAGAAACTGCAGGGAGGGTCGTTGTAGCCACTTCCTCGTGGTGGCCTACGGCATCCAAGGCCACATCAACCCTGCGCGTACTCTCGCCCAACGTCTTGCTCAGATTGATGGCTGCACCGCCACTCTCTCCGTCCCGATCTCTGGGCACCGCCGCATGTTCCCATCCCATGAAAACTCCTGTGATGATGAGGTCAGAGATGGATCCATCTCCTGCATCCCCTTCTCTGATGGCAAAGACGATGGGAGTTGGCCTATAGAGTCCGAAGATAGGGTGCAACGCCGTGAAGCAAACTTCAGAAGCCTCTCAGCTATAGTCAGCAATCTTGCAACCAGTGGCCGGCCAGTCACCTGCATGGTGTGCACCCTTAGCCTGCCAGTAGTTGGTGAGGTAGCTCGTGAGCACAGGCTTCCATTGGCCATCTATTGGATCCAACCTGCAACTGTCCTTGCCGCTTACTACCACTATTTCCACGGGCATGACAAGCTCATCGTTCAACATGGCACCAACCCAGGAAATGAGGTAAATCTTCCAGGCCTACACCCCCTTAGAATCCGTGACATGCCAACATTTTTCACTGAGAAGACGCTGGACGATTTGTCTAAGATGGTCCTCCAAGCATTACGTGAACTGTTCGAGCAAATGGACCAAGAGAAGCCAATAACTGTTCTAGTGAACACATTTGATGCACTAGAAGATGTAGCGCTAAAAGCAATCCAACCATACATGGACAATGTATTTGCCGTAGGGCCAGCAGTTCCTCCTGTTGGTGCACCAAAACACAAAAATGCAAGTGAAGCACAAATCCATCTCTTTAAACATGATGAGAAAAACTGCATGGAGTGGCTTGACGCACAGCTCGAGAAATCTGTTGTCTACCTGTCTTTTGGGAGCTTGCTGTCATATACCAAAAGGCAAGCAGAAGAGATCTTGCATGGCCTGCAGGACCATGGGCAACCATACTTGTGGGTGGTGCGCGTAGAGGGGCGTGCGGAAGAGGTGGATTTTTGTTTGAGGGAGGTGAAGGCAGGCAAGGGGATGGTCGTGGAGTGGTGTGACCAGCAAAAGGTATTGTCTCATCCATCAATAGGTTGTTTTGTCACTCATTGTGGTTGGAACTCAACATTAGAAGCCATAGTGTCTGGTGTACCGATGCTAGCCGTGCCAAGTTGGTCAGACCAGCCGATGAATGCATATTTAGTAGACAAGGAATGGAGGGTGGGTATTAGGGCAGAACGTGATGAAACGGGAGTGCTAACAAGAGAGGAACTTACAAGTTGTTTGGATTTGTTAATGGGTGGCAGTGATAAAGCAATGCAGATAAGGGCAAATGCTAAGAATCTTAAGGAGAGAGCACATGAGGCGGTAGCGACAGATGGTCCGTTGGAGACAAGTCTTCGGAACTTTATCAAGAGCATTCGAAATCTAAACCAATGGAGAAAATGA
- the LOC101758865 gene encoding cyanidin 3-O-rutinoside 5-O-glucosyltransferase produces the protein MADDEGRHHFLLVVYGFQSHLNPGRVLAHRLARLGADGSVLATLSVPAATYRRMFPSPDAAATAETTTTDGVISYVPYSDGVDDGSWGKDADDRALRRRASSESLSAIVARFANRGQPVTCIMCTMMLLPVLDVARERNIPVAICWIQPATLLAITYHYFHGYDDLIASHATDPAYEVCLPGLSRPLEISNFPSFLTDTSGSESTKAFIEVFQELFEYMDQWRPKVLVNTFGELEANVLREMKRHLDVFTVGPMVGSSTEARIHLFKHDDVDEKRYMEWLQAHPEKSVVYVSSGSVTKYTKRQMDEIVGGLRQCGRPYLLVVRKDDESHSLEDHTQGQGMVVEWCNQLEVLSHSAVGCFVSHCGWNSTIEAMASGVPIIGVPNMFDQPTNTYLVDKEWEIGIKGERNGDGVLTGTELARCIELVMGEGAKAKAIRERAKALKEMAQASASRGGSAERNLRDFVKTIQVHDTFCMTSTMSKSIKL, from the coding sequence ATGGCCGATGATGAGGGTCGCCACCATTTCCTGCTGGTGGTCTACGGCTTCCAAAGCCACCTCAACCCGGGCCGCGTCCTCGCGCACCGTCTCGCGCGGCTCGGCGCCGATGGCTCCGTTCTGGCCACGCTCTCCGTGCCGGCTGCCACCTACCGCCGCATGTTCCCTTCACcggacgccgccgcgacggcggagACCACCACCACCGATGGCGTCATCTCGTACGTTCCCTACTCCGACGGTGTCGACGACGGCTCCTGGGGCAAGGACGCCGACGACAGGGCGCTCAGGCGCCGTGCAAGCTCCGAGAGCCTCTCCGCCATTGTCGCTCGCTTCGCCAACCGCGGGCAGCCGGTGACGTGCATCATGTGCACTATGATGCTCCTCCCGGTGCTCGACGTTGCACGGGAGCGCAACATCCCTGTCGCCATTTGCTGGATCCAGCCGGCTACTCTTCTCGCTATCACCTACCACTACTTCCATGGCTACGACGACCTCATCGCCTCCCACGCCACCGACCCCGCCTACGAGGTGTGCCTGCCCGGGCTAAGCCGTCCTCTTGAGATAAGTAACTTCCCATCCTTTCTGACCGACACGTCAGGCAGCGAGAGCACCAAGGCCTTCATCGAGGTGTTCCAAGAACTGTTTGAGTACATGGATCAATGGCGGCCTAAGGTGCTTGTGAACACATTTGGCGAGCTGGAGGCGAACGTGCTTAGGGAGATGAAGCGGCACTTGGACGTGTTTACCGTTGGTCCCATGGTTGGGTCCTCGACAGAAGCACGGATCCATTTGTTCAAGCACGATGACGTCGACGAGAAGAGGTACATGGAGTGGCTTCAAGCTCACCCGGAGAAGTCGGTGGTGTATGTGTCATCTGGGAGTGTAACCAAGTACACAAAGCGGCAGATGGACGAGATCGTTGGAGGATTGCGACAATGTGGGAGGCCATACTTACTGGTCGTGCGCAAGGATGATGAAAGCCACAGCTTGGAGGATCATACCCAAGGCCAGGGGATGGTTGTGGAATGGTGCAACCAGTTGGAGGTCCTCTCGCACTCGGCGGTAGGGTGCTTCGTCTCGCATTGTGGGTGGAACTCAACAATAGAGGCGATGGCATCGGGTGTGCCGATAATTGGTGTACCAAACATGTTTGATCAACCAACAAATACGTATTTGGTTGACAAGGAGTGGGAGATTGGCATCAAAGGAGAGCGCAACGGTGATGGTGTGCTAACTGGGACAGAGTTGGCAAGGTGCATTGAGTTAGTCATGGGTGAAGGTGCAAAAGCAAAGGCGATAAGGGAAAGGGCAAAGGCACTGAAAGAGATGGCGCAAGCATCAGCAAGTAGAGGCGGGTCTGCTGAGAGGAACCTTCGTGACTTTGTGAAAAcaatccaagttcatgatacaTTTTGCATGACTAGTACCATGTCAAAATCAATAAAGCTATAG
- the LOC101759265 gene encoding ubiquitin-like protein 5 produces MNGKSPVSLEKAEAAVGLRSSSSPVLPEARLPFQFAIEERVSRGFKELGFEDHRKRSGEEGKMIEVVLNDRLGKKVRVKCNEDDTIGDLKKLVAAQTGTRPEKIRIQKWYNIYKDHITLKDYEIHDGMGLELYYN; encoded by the coding sequence ATGAACGGCAAATCTCCCGTTTCCCTTGAAAAAGCAGAGGCCGCGGTCGGCCTTCGGTCTTCCTCTTCTCCGGTTCTCCCCGAAGCCCGTCTGCCTTTTCAGTTCGCGATCGAGGAAAGAGTCTCGCGGGGGTTCAAGGAGCTAGGGTTCGAGGATCATCGGAAGAGGagcggggaggaggggaagatgATCGAGGTGGTGCTGAACGACCGCCTGGGGAAGAAGGTGCGGGTCAAGTGCAACGAGGACGACACCATCGGCGACCTCAAGAAGCTGGTGGCGGCGCAGACGGGGACGCGCCCCGAGAAGATCCGCATCCAGAAGTGGTACAACATCTACAAGGACCACATCACCCTCAAGGACTACGAGATCCACGACGGCATGGGCCTCGAGCTCTACTACAACTAG
- the LOC101759674 gene encoding protein TRAUCO has product MQPPSDLSPPPPSSPPADTPASLDPDTPFSDAAPVTPFSDAAPVDASDADTPALAPTPDCALASASDAPVDGEDDGINNPSGGSRKHMTLVPPAPPSKKSKKKGGNSVWTRPASRKGKKKARQPGGPGPGGSTTGAHPGPNAGGDELCQLVPATRLAAERNDDAATQPVLLSRFFKSERIEVSDDRLTAGSTKGYRMVRATRGVAAGAWYFEIKVVHLGATGHTRLGWVTNKADLQTPVGYDAYGFGYRDIDGAKVHKAWRDKYADEGYGEGDVLGFYISLPDGERYEPKQRDLVEYKGMPFHVHVPKEEQKIPDPVPGSEICYFKNGVCQGSAFKDIPGGRYYPAASMYTLPNEQNCVVKFNFGPDFEFYPQDFGDLPIPQPMSEVPYQAVEVKKEGPVENGIAEKTS; this is encoded by the exons atGCAGCCTCCGTCCGATCTCTCCCCGCCCCCACCTTCCTCTCCGCCCGCCGATACCCCAGCCTCCTTAGATCCCGACACCCCTTTCTCTGACGCCGCCCCCGTCAcccccttctccgacgccgcccccGTCGACGCCTCGGACGCCGACACCCCGGCCCTCGCGCCAACACCCGACTGcgccctcgcctccgcctcggaCGCCCccgtcgacggcgaggacgacgggATCAACAACCCCTCCGGCGGCTCCAGGAAGCACATGACCCtcgtgccgccggcgccgcccagcaagaagtcgaagaagaagGGCGGCAACAGCGTCTGGACCCGGCCAGCCTCCCGCAAGGGCAAGAAGAAGGCCAGGCAGCCgggcggccccggccccggcggcaGCACCACCGGCGCCCACCCCGGGCCCAACGCTGGCGGAGACGAGTTGTGCCAACTCGTCCCCGCgacccgcctcgccgccgagcgCAACGACGACGCAGCTACCCAGCCCGTGCTCCTCTCCCGCTTCTTCAAGTCCGAGAGGATCGAGGTTTCCGACGACCGCCTCACCGCAGGCAGCACCAAGGGCTACCGCATGGTGCGCGCCACCCGCGGCGTCGCGGCCGGGGCGTGGTACTTTGAGATCAAGGTCGTGCATCTCGGCGCCACTGGCCACACGCGCCTCGGATGGGTGACCAACAAGGCGGACCTCCAGACGCCGGTTGGGTATGACGCCTATGGGTTTGGGTACCGCGACATCGATGGCGCCAAGGTGCATAAGGCTTGGAGAGACAAGTATGCTGATGAAGGGTACGGGGAAGGAGATGTCCTTGGGTTCTACATTTCTCTGCCTGATGGGGAGCGCTATGAGCCTAAGCAACGCGACCTGGTTGAGTACAAGGGAATGCCTTTTCATGTGCATGTCCCTAAGGAGGAGCAGAAGATACCGGATCCagttcctg GGAGTGAGATATGCTACTTCAAGAATGGGGTATGCCAAGGCAGTGCCTTCAAGGACATTCCTGGAGGGAGGTATTACCCAGCTGCGTCAATGTACACGCTCCCTAACGAGCAAAACTGTGTAGTCAAATTCAACTTTGGGCCAGACTTCGAGTTCTACCCGCAAGATTTTGGTGACCTGCCAATCCCTCAACCAATGAGTGAGGTGCCTTATCAGGCAGTTGAGGTGAAGAAAGAGGGGCCCGTCGAAAATGGTATTGCTGAAAAAACTAGCTAG
- the LOC101760078 gene encoding structure-specific endonuclease subunit slx1 yields the protein MTTLTAAFRAAKIPRTLPPKRREAAASGDPSARATKGKAPPPWCVYLIASSRIPRTYVGVTTDFPRRLRQHNGELKGGAKAASAGRPWNLACLVEGFVSRSEACEFESKWKNISRKMARKRTEHSVESVLQHRQAALSKVETCMDCSHLQIKWHSS from the exons ATGACGACCCTCACGGCGGCCTTCCGAGCCGCCAAAATCCCGCGCACCCTCCCTCCCAAACGCCGCGAGGCAGCCGCGTCCGGGGATCCGTCCGCGAGGGCCACGAAGGggaaggcgccgccgccgtggtgcgTCTACCTGATAGCTTCCTCCCGGATCCCCCGCACCTACGTCGGCGTCACCACCGACTTCCCTCGCCG TTTGAGACAACATAATGGTGAATTAAAAGGTGGTGCAAAAGCTGCCTCTGCTGGAAGGCCTTGGAATCTTGCATGCCTTGTTGAAGGCTTTGTCAGCAGAAGTGAAG cctgtgagtttgaATCGAAGTGGAAAAACATCTCCCGGAAAATGGCACGGAAAAGGACTGAGCATAGCGTGGAGTCGGTGTTGCAACATCGACAGGCAGCATTGAGCAAAGTGGAAACCTGTATGGATTGTAGCCACCTACAAATCAAATGGCACTCAAGTTGA
- the LOC101760769 gene encoding pyruvate kinase 1, cytosolic, with protein MHSTNLLLEEPIRMASILEPSKTSFFPAMTKIVGTLGPKSRSVDTISSCLKAGMSVARVDFSWGDAAYHQETLENLKLAIKATKKLCAVMLDTVGPELQVVNKRETTISLEENGTVVLTPHQGQEASSTLLPINFSGLAKAVKPGATIFVGQYLFTGSETTSVWLEVSEVKGDDVVCIIKNTATLAGSLFTLHCSQIHIDLPTLSDEDKDVIRKWGAPNKIDFLSLSYTRHAEDVRQAREFLSKLGDLSQTQIFAKIENVEGLNHFDEILAEADGIILSRGNLGIDLPPEKVFLFQKSALHKCNMAGKPAVVTRVVDSMTDNLRPTRAEATDVANAVLDGSDAILLGAETLRGLYPVETISTVGRICAEAEKVFNQDLYYKRTVKYVGEPMSHLESIASSAVRAAIKVKASVIICFTSSGRAARLIAKYRPSMPVLSVVIPRLKTNQLRWSFTGAFEARQSLIVRGLFPMLADPRHPAESTSATNESVLKVALDHGKASGVIKSHDRVVVCQKVGDSSVVKIIELDD; from the exons ATGCATTCCACGAATCTGCTGCTCGAGGAGCCCATCCGGATGGCCTCCATCCTGGAGCCGTCGAAGACG agcttCTTCCCGGCTATGACGAAGATCGTCGGCACGCTCGGGCCCAAGTCACGTTCCGTCGACACCATCTCCTCCTGCCTCAAGGCCGGCATGTCTG TCGCTCGTGTCGATTTCTCGTGGGGGGACGCCGCCTACCACCAGGAGACGCTCGAGAACCTCAAGCTTGCCATCAAGGCCACCAAGAAGCTATGTGCT GTCATGCTTGATACCGTGGGCCCGGAGTTGCAGGTGGTGAACAAGAGGGAAACCACGATTTCCCTTGAGGAGAACGGTACTGTTGTTCTCACACCTCATCAGGGCCAAGAAGCCTCCTCCACCTTGCTGCCCATCAACTTCTCTGGGCTCGCCAAG GCTGTGAAACCAGGTGCGACAATATTTGTGGGGCAATACTTGTTCACCGGCAGTGAGACTACTTCAGTTTGGTTGGAG GTTTCTGAAGTTAAAGGAGATGACGTGGTTTGTATAATCAAGAATACAGCTACCTTGGCTGGGTCACTGTTCACACTGCATTGCTCCCAGATTCATATTGACTTACCCACACTGTCTGATGAGGATAAGGAT GTTATCAGAAAGTGGGGTGCTCCGAATAAGATTGACTTCCTCTCTTTGTCTTACACGAGACATGCAGAAGATGTGAGGCAG GCACGGGAGTTCCTCTCAAAATTGGGCGATCTTAGCCAGACTCAGATTTTTGCCAAAATTGAGAATGTTGAG GGCTTGAACCATTTTGATGAAATACTGGCTGAGGCAGACGGTATCATTCTGTCAAGAGGAAACCTGGGAATTGATCTTCCACCTGAGAAG GTCTTTTTGTTTCAAAAGTCTGCTCTGCACAAGTGCAACATGGCTGGAAAGCCTGCTGTTGTCACTCGTGTTGTGGACAGTATGACTGACAACCTCAGGCCCACTCGTGCGGAGGCAACTGATGTTGCAAACGCAGTACTTGACG GGAGTGATGCCATTCTCCTTGGTGCTGAGACTCTCCGTGGTTTATATCCAGTTGAGACTATTTCAACAGTAGGGAGAATTTGTGCTGAG GCTGAAAAGGTCTTTAATCAAGATTTATACTACAAGCGAACTGTGAAATATGTGGGTGAGCCTATGTCCCACTTGGAATCGATTGCTTCATCTGCG GTACGGGCTGCTATCAAAGTTAAAGCCTCTGTCATCATTTGCTTCACTTCTTCTGGACGAGCTGCAAG GTTAATTGCCAAGTACAGGCCCTCCATGCCTGTTCTATCTGTGGTCATCCCCCGTCTAAAGACAAACCAACTAAGGTGGAGTTTCACTGGTGCATTTGAG GCAAGACAATCCCTCATAGTTAGAGGCCTCTTCCCAATGCTTGCCGATCCACGCCATCCA GCTGAATCTACCAGCGCTACAAATGAGTCAGTTCTGAAGGTTGCTCTTGACCACGGCAAAGCTTCTGGTGTAATCAAGTCCCATGATCGTGTAGTCGTTTGCCAGAAGGTGGGAGATTCATCGGTTGTGAAGATTATCGAGCTGGACGATTAG
- the LOC101776985 gene encoding probable inactive leucine-rich repeat receptor kinase XIAO yields MMAVLPRRRRRRRASGTRRHPASLGGLPLLARLDLSFNNLFGSIPVRLARLPRLVALDVRNNSLTGSVPAELAAKFQAGFQYGNDLCGAGLPALCRCSARTSSTRTGRSPSAPASRRKSRPPIRGHGGRPYAGRGGGGDKGCVDWESN; encoded by the exons ATGATGGCCGTGCTcccccgtcgtcgtcggcgccgccgggcaTCGGGTACCCGGCGCCATCCGGCCAGCCTTGGCGGCCTCCCGCTTCTCGCCCGCCTCGACCTCAGCTTCAACAACCTCTTCGGCTCCATCCCGGTCAGGCTAGCGCGGCTGCCCCGCCTCGTCGCACTCGACGTCAGGAACAACTCCCTCACCGGCAGCGTCCCCGCCG AACTGGCGGCGAAGTTTCAGGCCGGCTTCCAGTACGGAAACGACCTGTGCGGCGCCGGCCTGCCGGCGCTCTGCCGGTGCTCCGCCCGGACCTCATCGACCCGGACAGGCCGCAGCCCTTCAGCGCCGGCATCTCGCCGCAAGTCACGGCCCCCTATTCGCGGCCACGGTGGTCGGCCCTATGCTGgcagggggggagggggggacaAAGGGTGCGTTGATTGGGAGTCAAACTGA